From Asterias rubens chromosome 3, eAstRub1.3, whole genome shotgun sequence, the proteins below share one genomic window:
- the LOC117288418 gene encoding peroxisomal membrane protein 11A-like, whose amino-acid sequence MSLPLPWPVSAVNEQFVRDFVKFTSYTEGRDKLYRVTQYASRFLLWYLTRYGGPDTTVQKVQQLEAAVTTSRKLFRMFRSMEFAQKAMDALRQTDDIQRFLTLIGFTGKALWLLIDHLVWLGRTKICDVDIKKWGQRSAWYWLIALLSLTLNDLRKIQLLTRRAEALKLEGLMKSNQGVELKRDMHKARLGLLVNLSDVWIPVSVLGYVSKGLGSMGGVIASITAIHLVWNKNVHGK is encoded by the exons ATGTCGTTGCCACTGCCATGGCCAGTGTCCGCAGTGAATGAACAATTTGTTCGGGATTTCGTAAAGTTTACATCGTACACCGAAGGGCGGGATAAACTTTACAG GGTTACCCAATATGCGTCAAGGTTTCTGCTTTGGTACTTAACAAGATATGGAGGACCAGACACCACGGTACAAAAAGTTCAACAACTCGAAGCAGCTGTCACCACATCAAGAAAAT TATTTCGAATGTTTCGTTCCATGGAGTTTGCTCAGAAGGCAATGGATGCCCTCCGACAGACTGACGATATTCAACGATTCTTGACCTTAATTGGCTTCACTGGTAAAGCACTGTGGCTGCTGATAGATCATCTGGTCTGGCTCGGCAGAACCAAGATTTGTGAT GTGGATATCAAGAAATGGGGTCAACGCTCAGCGTGGTACTGGCTCATAGCGTTACTCTCATTGACCTTAAATGACCTTCGTAAGATCCAACTGCTGACGCGTCGAGCAGAGGCCCTGAAACTAGAAGGACTGATGAAGTCTAATCAAGGAGTAGAGCTCAAGCGAGACATGCATAAGGCTCGGCTCGGTCTCTTGGTCAATCTGAGTGATGTATGGATCCCCGTGTCTGTACTAGGATACGTAAGCAAAGGTTTGGGGTCGATGGGAGGGGTCATCGCTTCCATTACAGCAATTCATTTAGTGTGGAATAAAAATGTTCATGGGAAGTGA
- the LOC117288345 gene encoding peroxisomal trans-2-enoyl-CoA reductase-like, translated as MTSYTKVNMAAVSSVFRAGLFANKVAIVTGGASGIGRAISQELLYLGCKVVIASRNQEKLQNAVREMKTQIPIKSTADIKEVKCNIRNEEEVKALMDSTLSYYGKIDYLVNNGGGQFMSPLSNIKLKGWNAVVDTNLNGTFLCSREAYNKWMVDHGGVIVNIIADMWNGFPMMGHTGAARAGVENLTKTASLEWAPSGVRINCVAPGTVYSESAAANYATPEIFESAVPAIPAKRLGKVEEISAAVCFLLSPAASYITGETIKVDGGSSLYGQTGWHVPDHDRSKAYEWKSDIKDKAKTIEEIDKSKL; from the exons ATGACATCATACACAAAGGTAAACATGGCGGCGGTTTCAAGTGTATTTCGTGCTGGTCTGTTCGCTAACAAAGTTGCTATTGTTACTGGAGGTGCCTCTGGGATCGGGAGAGCCATAAGCCAGGAACTGCTTTACTTAG GATGTAAAGTTGTAATTGCATCCAGGAATCAGGAGAAGCTTCAGAATGCAGTCAGAGAAATGAAGACTCAAATACCGATCAAATCCACAGCTGACATTAAAGAAGTCAAATGTAACATCAGAAATGAGGAAGAG GTGAAAGCACTTATGGACTCAACGTTGAGCTACTATGGGAAGATTGATTATCTTGTGAACAACGGCGGTGGGCAGTTTATGAGTCCGCTCTCTAATATCAAACTGAAAGGATGGAATGCCGTTGTCGACACCAACCTGAACGGCACATTCTTGTGTAGTAGAGAAG CTTACAACAAGTGGATGGTCGATCATGGAGGTGTGATTGTCAACATCATTGCAGATATGTGGAATGGCTTCCCTATGATGGG ACACACCGGGGCAGCAAGAGCAGGAGTAGAGAACCTTACAAAGACGGCATCCTTAGAGTGGGCACCAAGTGGAGTGCGCATCAACTGTGTAGCTCCT GGGACAGTGTACTCAGAATCAGCGGCTGCTAACTACGCAACTCCAGAGATCTTTGAGTCTGCAGTTCCTGCCATTCCAGCAAAACGGCTCGGCAAAGTAGAAGAG ATCTCAGCCGCTGTGTGCTTCCTGTTGTCACCAGCAGCTTCCTACATAACTGGAGAAACCATTAAAGTGGATGGAGGATCAAGTCTTTATGGGCAGACAGGATGGCATGTGCCAG ATCATGATAGATCAAAAGCCTATGAATGGAAGAGTGACATCAAAGATAAAGCAAAAACAATTGAAGAAATAGATAAATCAAAACTATGA